The Suricata suricatta isolate VVHF042 chromosome 3, meerkat_22Aug2017_6uvM2_HiC, whole genome shotgun sequence genome contains the following window.
CCGCCCGCCTTCGCCCGAGTCCGTGAAACTGTTTCTTCGGGCTGGTCTCGAAGCCCGTGCGAGCTGACCGACCTCTAGCCAACCGCTGAGTCGCGCTAAGGGAAGGGTGCCCTGGGTAGCTGCTCGGAACCCCCTCGCCCCTGATTCCCCAAGGCCGAGTGGAGGGGGCATCCTGAGGAAGTCGGAGGGAGCCTCGCCGGGCGCCTCTGGGAGACCCGCTTGGGTCAGCGGGAGAAAGAGTTGAAAAGTAGAGTCcactgcctaatggttccggtTTGAGCTGCCGCTGTCttttgaatcttaaaaatatttttaaccaaacCCAAAAGACTATCAAAGAAAGGTTGAAAGCCGTACAGAGAGCTGCCCTGCCATCTCCTGACCATGGTCAACCCAGAGTTTACCAAACTACGCCTAGATGTAGGCATTTTCCCTTGGCCAGTTTTCCTGCCGAGTTGAAAATTTCtgattattaagaaaaaagaaacttcctaATTAAGTTCCTATTATTTGGTTATAAAGGGCTCCCAAACTTTATTGATTCCATTCACGGCAGCAATTTGTAAGCATGACAGACCCCATCAATTCAGGCAGCTTCTTGCCGTCCTCTCCTGGCTTCCCCCATCCGTGCTCAGCTCCAGCGCGGAGATCTCGGCCCTGCAGTGACTCTCGCGCTGTCGGCGGTTTGTTTGCCAGGGTACGCGGAGAGCGGCTCCGCCGCGGGCACCACGAcgtctgcgtcgggctctggccTTGGCAGCCTGCATGgaggcggcggtggcggcggcggcggcggcgggggcgcgTCGCTGGGCGGCTCCGGCTCTGGCGCGGATCAGGTGCGGCGCTACCGCACGGCATTCACCCGCGAACAGATCGCGCGCCTGGAGAAAGAGTTCTACAGGGAGAACTATGTGTCGCGGCCCCGCCGGTGTGAGCTGGCCGCTGCGCTCAACCTGCCCGAAACCACCATCAAGGTATCGATTCCAGCACGCGCCTTTTCTAGCCTCCCCGGGGGTGTCTGGGTTgatttttgtttatcctttctctttcctgggtGGCCACATTTAGCTGCGGGTCTGAAAATCCGTGGGGGTAGAGTCACCAAAGGAATTGGCAAATTTGTTTCTCAGCTGCCAAATCCGAAGGGTTGGCGGGCCTGGCTGACCTGGGAAGGCCCGGGGAATCGCGGAGCCGAGGCCGGAAGCACTGGTCTCTGTTCAATTTTGCCCAGCcgcctgcccaggtgcccctagcccaTGGCCATGGCCCCAGTTTCCCCTCGGCGGCGGCAAAGCCGGCTGGTCTTTGTTCCTCTGGCACGAGCCCTAGGTGAAACTTTTCATCTGCTCTTGATCTTGGAGATTTATTTTCCACATAAATCGTTACAACATGGAGAGaagaatactgtattttaaaaatcgaTTGGGTTGAGAAAGTAGTTTCCTAAACATTTTCCTCCCGGGCAGCAGGAAAAAAGCAACCTCCTGGGGGAAAGGAGAATACACCGAAATTATCCTTACTTATATGTCTCtaagtgattaattttattaatcggggagagagagctgggaggtTGGACGATGTGGCCAACACTTCACGGAGGACCCCAcactctagaaaaagaaaagaggaagctcCAATGGATAAGGGAGGTTGTGGAAGTCTCCGTTTGGTTTTATCGGGCTTTCTTTAATTTAGAGTTGTGACGAATGATGTCTTCATTAGACCGTGTTGGGAGGGGTATAACAGTCCCTTTCCCAGTTTAAGAGGATGTTGTTCCCGCCACTCATTTGAGGCGAACGATTCCAACAAAATCATCCCTTCAGTATCAAAATCGGACCCGTGCCCTTGGGGCAGGTCCTTGCAGCTCAGAGGACTCAAGACCTCAAGCGGCGACTTTTTAGAAAAGCTGCCTGGGTAGCTCCTCTTCCAAGGTGGCCTAGAATCCCGTGCAAATCCTGGGATTGAGAGACTGGTGCTCAGCAAGGCTGGGCACcagtgggtggtggggagagggatggTCGCGTTGGGGCCATAAAACGCAGCGAAGAGCAAGGGAGCAGGAGCCGCAGTAGTCGGACACAGGGCAGAAGATTATTTTTGCTGAGGAAAGTGTGCCCACGCCTGTTCCCAGTGCCTCCCTCACTACCAGCTGGGATAGCAGAGGGTCTCCAAGCTAGGCCAGGTCGAAGGGGAGTAGGTCAGGCCTTCTGGAGGTCCGGGAAAGGTgtagaggcccagggagggggctgaGGCCTCAGGGCACTCCCTAACTCGGGCCGCGGTGCGGCTCTCCCTTCAGGTGTGGTTCCAGAACCGGCGCATGAAGGACAAACGGCAGCGCCTGGCCATGTCGTGGCCTCACCCGGCCGACCCCAGCTTCTACACCTACATGATGACGCACGCGGCCGCCACCGGAAGCCTGCCCTACCCCTTCCACTCGCACGTGCCGCTGCACTATTACCCGCACGTGGGTGTCACGGCGGCGGCCGCGGCGGCCGCGGCCTCTGGCGCGGCGGCCGCGGCCTCGTCACCCTTCGCCACTTCCATCCGCCCGCTGGACACCTTCCGTGCCCTCTCGCACCCCTACTCCAGGCCGGAGCTGCTGTGCAGCTTCCGCCACCCNNNNNNNNNNNNNNNNNNNNNNNNNNNNNNNNNNNNNNNNNNNNNNNNNNNNNNNNNNNNNNNNNNNNNNNNNNNNNNNNNNNNNNNNNNNNNNNNNNNNCTCCGTGCGCCCACGTGCCCTCTGCGCGCTGCCCGCTGCCAAAGCTGCCGCCAGGGGGCGCCCCGGCGCGCGAGGCCAAAAGGAACTTGCCCCGACCGAATTGGGGGAAAGAGCCGCGCGGAAAACCCGGCGGTGGGCCCtcaaagtatttctatttttgtatttgctACCCAGCAGCATCTTTTCCTCTAGTGTTTCCCACCGCCCACGCCCTGTTTCCCGCCTCTGTCCTGAGCTCTTGGTCTTCCCGAAGACAATCCCCTCGTCCTCAAACTGGTCCTCAGAGGTGCGGGGTCCTGGCTGTAAGCCCTCCCGAACCACGTGGCCAGAAGCAAAGGAGAACCACAACAAAGAGAGGGGGGAATGGTGCGCGCTAGTGCTTTGTGCGGAAGGGCAAGTCGCCCCCGAGGTTCCTGCGGCTGctctttttcttccatcctttcttttctttaaatgaggGTGAGGAGAGCTGACAATTTTTCTCTCAGCCTGAGCTTGTTAGGGGCCCTGTCCGCGGGGAGCGGAGAAATGGAGGCCTGAGAAGGCTAGGAGGGCGGATGGAGAGCGGGGGCGGCTGCGGGTGTTGGTGAGATGGTTTACCGCGTGCAGGAGCAAGGCCGGTGGGGACCCTGGCGGTCTTTCTCGCCCGGGAAGGGAAGGCGAGGCAGGAAGGAGTGGCGGTCTCGCCTCCTCTCTCGGCCCTCCACTATTGTCTCTTTGGATCTTTGCTGTGGGATGCAGGCGTCTTACATATTTCAAGCAAAAAGTAATGGCTAATAAGGGTGCCCCAGCCTggccagaaaaggaaagagaaacgaAAGAAAGGGGAGGGTAAGATGGACAGATCATTGTAATATTTGAAGAAGCGTTTCCAGCTCAGTTTTCCAACTACCGGGTTCCACTCGATCTGGGAAATACTTGAATCTCTAGATATATATTATCCTGAAGCATTTCCTTAGACATTTTCCTAAGTTCAAACTCGATCCCCCTCACTTCTTCccctcctcattttccttctcgGATAAAATGGTTCTTGGCATATTTCTCACGCATGTCTATTGCGCTTTCGCCTCTGCAAAGCCACGGATGGGTTGTTGAGACCCATTCTGCCAACCCCGGCTACTGACTGGAGGGGTTTCCTTGAACTTGAAGAAAGGCACATCAAAACCCACCAGTGTTAACTGCCACGTCAATTTTGATGCTAATAATGTGCAGATTATGACGAAAATTGCCAATCATGCTCTCTGATGGACCTCCTTTGAATGTGGAATTGGAGAAAAGTTCCCCGCACGGAGACCTGCTGTCAAGTACTAACAACCCGCTAAGGGAAGTCATTAGGAGAGACGGATAAGAGACTCGGTACATAAAACATTGTTCTTGGTGCATAGAATGTATGTTACTTAATGTTATCTCTGTTACCTGAAGTGATTTCGAAGAAGAAAGCCACGTTCTTATCATCTCAATTGCCAATTTTCATTTTGGTAACTCGGACACCCTGGGTAGACTTTTCTCTGTTAAGTTGATATTCCACCAATGTGAACAGCCTCATTAAATCAAGCCCAGATATTTCCATAATGCTCCCCGCAGAGCCACTTCGCTCCTCACATAATGAGATTTTCTGAAGAGTTGAAGCCCTAAAATAACTTGCTAGTGCATGTTTAGACCCAATGaagtgggtatgtgtgtgtattaaaatGTAGGTGTGCTACCTACATAtccttgtgtatatatatatgtatatatgtatatgtatgtatatacatatatatccattcTCTTAAGCACATACATACGTAAGAGatgcacacacattcatatatacCCATTGGCActattttctgtgatttatttcaaaTTCGTGTTCTGACGTTCTGTTATTTTAAAGacactggattttaaaaattcatttcctaaAAATAGGCTTTCAGGAAACTTTTGAGAAAATTCATTTTCCAggagaatttattattttcatcaaatggaaaatatttaaggagaaaatatttcaaaactccTGGGGTCTATTAAAATATTCCCATAAAATATTAGAGAACTtcctaatgaaaaagaaatgatctaaagctcaactttttgttttcttttttctttaaagagatgaGACTACTTATGTTAAATATTGATTACGCCAGCTGTTACTgagtttacattaaaatattaatatataatttaaggctaaataaaataaaaccaaaatatggTACCCTTTTATCAGCTTTACCTTTATAGATTGTTAAAGTCCTTTCTTATGATCAGCTATCGGATGTATATAAGGTACTTTAGGCAATAATGtttacatttccccccaaaatatatatgATTGATGAGAATGCTGGTTGGTAAAATGAACTTAAATTCATCTTATGTTAGGTCCATTGGATCtggttattatattaaaataaaactgtaaataaagTCTCCATGCTTTAAATATTGCTGGCTGTATGAACTCACTGTaagatattttacaaatgtgCAATAATTATAAAGCTTTgtatattacattatttattgtgtttggtcatgtaaaataaatgttatttaaatcaaagcgattttatttgtttaagagaTTGCAAAACGGTGCGTGctggtgtttgtttttaactgtggCATCCAGGGTTATGAAAATCTCttaaaacaacatatttaaaTCCATATAATACACATATCAGACGGATTAATTCATTCTAATCATTATTTTTACGGCAAATGCATTACTCATGTTTATAGGAGACACGCACTACATCCAAACATTGGTTTAACGTTAATTGGCTGGCTAAACAGATAAGAGTGTTTAGGagtagtgtgtgtgtggataCGCAATACAGAGGACATGCCGACACAGATGCAGGGAGTATATACATGactcagggctggaagctgtttgtGTTTGCAGGACTACAAAGGTACACAAAATTAATTCCTCTGTCTAATTAACTTGTCCATTTTTGATTTTCCCATTTATGGAGTATATATTAATCTTTTATTCGAGGAAAAAGCCTATATTTAATAGGCCCCTGAAAGCACTAAACGTGCTCCCTTCtcctgtctctcactttctctcactaGCTCTCTCCATTGGCCTCCTTCAGGGAGTatagcatattttttaaactcaagtAATGTTTCTATGTTACTTGCTGTGAACATTTTACCAAATTGGCTATGAACATTTCAGGCAactggatatttaaaaatatgatttccccctcctctttcttttgctttggttttctgtccttttttctttcccaattcCTGATTTTTTCTTGAGTTTAATCTGCCTCTTCGTGTATTTACAGATCTGCCTTAAAGTCGATATTTCGATGGCAAAATGCAAGAGTCAATGGTGTGTGCAAAGCGGTCTATTTCTATTCGATCTAAAGACCAAGATGTCCCTTCCTCGAAATTTTCTTTTCCCAACTGCTCACCCTGGCATTAATTACAACGACATGGACACTATTGGGAATACAGAGGCTGCGATCACAAGCCATTTTGGCCTGTAATTTACCATTATTATTGCATTAGTTCTAAATGATACAAGCTGATACCGGCTTTAATTGCAGGTTGGTTAAATATATACTGGAGTAATCCCGAGGGTTGCCTCCTCCCCCCATAAGTTCtttactctctttcctcctctctcttttcttgaacACCCCCATTAAAGAAATACGATTATAGCAGCACATTTGGACTGGTGATGTATCACCCTGGTTTTCGGTGCTCTTTGCTAACTCGGGGGTTGTAacccttaaaaacaaaagcattgaGATAGATGGGCCAGCAAACGGGAAAAGACAGTGGCCAAAAAACCCTGTCCAAAATAACAgcatattttttttgtcttgagtgtgcaaagaatgaaaaaataattcatcatAAAATGCAGAAGACTGTCTGTCATCAAGCTCGAATTGTTTTtgacaagaaaataaatctgtaggttgtttaatatattttatattttctttatttcgtCGCTAATAGAAAAACCAAATTAAATGTCCACCGGTGAGATAGAAATGCAAAGATCGATGATCCACCCCCCTACTGTCCAATCACCCCTATTTAATTGACTGTATTTTCTGGGTAATTGAACTGCTTGTTGTAAATTGAAGATTTTATAGAAACGACATGAAAACTACATTTACTGACATTCATCGCATCTTTGACATTGATTATCTGATCAACGCATGTCACGGTAACCTCCAATTCTTCATTACACACTGTTTATGAGCTGTTACAGAACAACTTGCTTGTTCCAGGGTGATTGATTGCCTTATTAACGCGTGTTCTTGTAAGTGTGACCGAACTGATTACGATGCATATGTTTAGAATAATGTTTCATTTAGCTGACTGCGAGTAATGCAGGGTGACAGCTGCTGCAgggaggacaaaaaaaaaaaaaaaaaaaaaaaaaaaaccccaaccctgAACTACAGGACGCGTTTGGGACCAAAAAGCACAAGTTATTTAAGGTGGAACGGACCACCTCAAGGGGAAATGCGAGCAGTGTGCTGCTCCCTAATCCCTCTGAGGAAGCTTATCCTGGGATCCCCCGCTCTGCAAATTCAGAAATATCAAAGCGGTTGTTGAAACTGTACCTTCTgaaattaaatagtttatggAGACTAGAGAAATGGCAGGgattttccccttattttctctcttccatgaatTGTATTCAATTCTGCTTCCCAGAATGCCTGGGTTTCCGGCCTTTTTTTGTgcaagaaagaaacccaagcaaaCAGATCTACTTGGGTACAAGTCTACTTGCTTACACACAGCCCCAAACATTCACAATTCTCCACTTGGCTACAGATTCTAGAAAAGGTGTCCTGTCAGCCCCACCTGcttaaaatttaaatctctttCCTGGGTTTTATGAGGAAGGAAAGTGACCTTACTTCTTAGCCAAGCCCCTGGGTGGTTTCCTTTGCACGTCAGGTCAGAAGGAGGCATATTTTGTGTTTAGGCTGAATCTTTCCGTGGCTTCCCCAAAGCCCAGCCAACAGAGGTCTGAGAGCAACGTAGGGCTCACATTGCTAGCTAGCAATGTCTGCTAGCTTCTGAACTTTGGTTGCGTCAGAAGTGGGAATTCACTTTCAAGGAGCCTGTGGGGTTTCCTTCTGTAAGGGGTCTTTGAGAGAAGGGGCCACAGAGCCCTGCAGGGATCATGGGAAGCCAGCgtcttttcctcccctcttttCCACCTGGGACTGGCTACACAATTTGTGGTCctagtacaaaatgaaaatgtgggccCCTTGTTCAAAAGTTGTTAGGAATTTCAAGGCAACAGCAGCAAAACACTGAAGGAAGGTAGCATCTGAAGCTCAGGATCCTGTGTGACCGCACAGATTCCTGTACAAGAAACCTGTCCTGTCCCCGCCCTCTCAGAGGGAAGGAATCCGGGGCTAGTTTAAATCACTTATCCTCTGGCAGGATTGGCTTGGGAGTAGAGTGGGACAACCACAGTGGGTTCTGGCTCCTGGGGCCACTTCCCTCTCTTTGGTGATCTTTGGTGACCTGGTCCCTTATCCATACTCAGTGTCCCTCTGGGTCTGGGCCCAAAGCTCCTCGTGGAAGCTTCCTGAACCATTCCTGGGGTGAGGAGGGCCTCCTGCCTTCAAGCTTCCTTTACACTGATTTGCAGAGTCCCCAGACAGTTCCTCAATCCCCGTCTTTAGAGAACCAGGGTCAAGGTGTGCCAGAGAGATGAGGGAgacccagggaaggaaggggaaaagggagtaATCCAGTGTGCAAGTAGGAAAAGGGCCACACTAGTCTTTCTGAGCTTTGAACCCAGAACAGACACTTGGGAATGAAACTTGTGTTCTCCAGAGCCTCATCGGTACTCTGAGCCAAGTTGAGGAAAGCTGGCAGTCCGAGCCCTGGCTTTCCTAGGGTATTGGGTAAGCTTGCTGTGAAATGCCTTTTTATAGattccctcacccccaccccccaatcttattttaataaatacatccTCAGGCATTATTTACAAGCTCACATAATTTACCTATGCTATTTGGCAAAGCAACTTCGCAAAagaaagtgaatgaataaatacttcaTAACTGCTGGTAGAGCAGACTGGGTCCTGTAATGAAGAAAAGATTTATGTCACCTTATTTCAGCCCAAATAGCAGCAGCCTCGGCTTGTCTCAGCCCAGTGCTTCTATTTAAATGTTACTTTCATATATTATGTGGCATTAATTTAACTATAGCTCATTAAGGCAGAATGAAATGGTTAAATTAACTTATCAACCCATAATGATGATGAATGAGGTATTAATTCAGATACAAGCTGGGCAATTTGCAAGTTTACGCATTCTGATGGTTCTCAAATAACATTTTGAATAGCGGGTCAGCGCCTCAATCAATTACATAAGCATGTAAAGTCGGTCTCtcggaaaaaaatcctttttcatGCATATGCATTAAAACATGTTCGCAATTATCCTCGGAAATTGCCTTCATTGGATTAAGCAGCAGCCTTGGACGCGGGTTCTGATCTTCCCTGGGCTTTTATTAAAGCTCTGAGCAGCTTTGGCAATAACAGAGTGGAAGGGCTGTTTGTTTAAAGAGTGTTTACCAAAGAAAGGGGCGGTGGGGCGCGCGGGTTGATAAACACGGACCCATCTCTTTGGATAAAGTTGCTAGGAATCGCCTGCCCGCCCAGCGGCGGGGGAGAGTGGCCCGTCAGTCCAGGACGCCAGCCCCGAGGTTTCCGTTTTCCTGGCCGGGAATGAATCACTACCTCAAAGCCAGCCTTGGACGCTGGCTCTGATCGCCAGGGGAACACCGTACCCCTGCGTGGCCCAGCGTT
Protein-coding sequences here:
- the EVX2 gene encoding homeobox even-skipped homolog protein 2; the protein is MMERIRKEMILMERGLHSPTAGKRFSSLSDSAGNAVLEALENSQHPARLSPRLPSAPLHGALGDLPAKGKFEIDTLFNLQHPGSESTVSSEISSAAEGRKKPGHYSEAAAEADMSSDVEVGCSALRSPGGLAAAPLKENNGKGYAESGSAAGTTTSASGSGLGSLHGGGGGGGGGGGGASLGGSGSGADQVRRYRTAFTREQIARLEKEFYRENYVSRPRRCELAAALNLPETTIKVWFQNRRMKDKRQRLAMSWPHPADPSFYTYMMTHAAATGSLPYPFHSHVPLHYYPHVGVTAAAAAAAASGAAAAASSPFATSIRPLDTFRALSHPYSRPELLCSFRHPGEHRTPAWPSVHPLRGSGRGG